The following are encoded in a window of Panicum virgatum strain AP13 chromosome 5N, P.virgatum_v5, whole genome shotgun sequence genomic DNA:
- the LOC120675485 gene encoding trihelix transcription factor ASIL1-like: protein MGDDAAHELETLAAAMVDGAAAAAPPSPSPSPSSPSSSGASPSPTSPRTKRRRTDRYALGFEFAPRLAPYEVLAPRGGAGPKWTERSTFALLDAWGDRFVRPGAGRSGISADEWLEIARLASAAEDRPAGYFSETHCRNRIDTLRKQFKKEKERARLAARRGLSSAFGGVKWVYYDKMESILCPSLPPPLLPPFQSPVVKRRRDTQPSPRLGWGMKAPECLLGGGAEAAPRVTGPVAELGEPEPQKISAVEGNQDGFMAVTESIQKFAEVFARIESSKRRHMAEVEQMRRDLQRDLDAKWREILEKAQAEIASLSDEDEDEDEDEGEGDVEEDGDVGNDKILEDVGGEEQNNGTMDASL from the coding sequence ATGGGCGACGACGCGGCCCACGAGCTCGAAACCCTAGCCGCGGCGATGGTcgacggcgcggccgccgccgcgcccccctcgccgtcgccctcccCATCCTCTCCTTCCTCATCGGGCGCCTCCCCGTCGCCCACCTCCCCGCGCAccaagcgccgccgcaccgaccGGTACGCGCTCGGCTTCGAGTTCGCCCCGCGGCTCGCTCCCTACGAGGTCCTGGCCCCGCGCGGCGGGGCCGGGCCCAAGTGGACGGAGCGCTCCACCTTCGCGCTCCTCGACGCCTGGGGCGACCGATTCGTCCGCCCAGGGGCGGGCCGCAGCGGCATTAGTGCCGATGAGTGGCTCGAgatcgctcgcctcgcctccgccgcggaaGACCGCCCTGCGGGGTACTTCTCGGAGACGCACTGCCGCAACCGCATCGACACGCTCCGGAAGCAGttcaagaaggagaaggagagggcgcgcctcgccgcacgccgcggcctCTCCTCCGCCTTCGGCGGCGTGAAATGGGTCTACTACGACAAGATGGAGTCAATCCTGTGCCCGTCGCTCCCGCCCCCGCTACTTCCCCCTTTCCAGTCACCGGTcgtgaagcgccgccgcgacaCGCAGCCATCACCGCGCTTGGGATGGGGGATGAAGGCTCCGGAGTGTCTGCTAGGCGGTGGTGCAGAGGCAGCGCCCAGAGTTACGGGTCCGGTAGCGGAATTGGGTGAACCTGAACCCCAGAAAATTAGCGCCGTTGAAGGGAATCAGGACGGGTTCATGGCTGTCACGGAGTCGATTCAGAAGTTTGCAGAGGTTTTTGCAAGGATAGAGAGTAGCAAGAGGCGGCACATGGCTGAAGTGGAGCAAATGAGGAGGGATTTGCAAAGGGACCTCGACGCAAAGTGGAGGGAGATTTTGGAGAAGGCACAAGCGGAGATTGCTAGCCTCAgcgatgaggatgaggatgaggatgaggacgAGGGTGAGGGTGATGTGGAGGAAGATGGGGATGTTGGTAATGATAAGATATTGGAGGATGTTGGTGGTGAAGAGCAAAACAATGGTACCATGGATGCTTCTCTGTAG